CAGATGacataaaatttcaattataacCTTGGATAACCTTTCGAATTGGTAAAGCTTTCCCAacagtttaaaaaggaaagaataCTCTTCATTCAAACATATCATCCATGCTGAGGACGTGTAAGTTGTAACTTTTTGATACAGTTCTTTGAACATCAGCTATAAAATAGCTATTGTACTTGGTAGCAGTAACATTAATATTGCAGATGAAATGAGACTAAACTACCTAAATCAATCAGATTAATGCAAGAGGAATTGGTTATTTTCCGCACTGACCAAGTATATTCTAATAAAGTATGTTACTTTTCTCCATCCTTTATTCTTGGTCAAATATTTTATGGATAAACTTCGGGCAGTTCTGTCTATAACATACAAACTCAGAGGTAGTTGAGACCTTCTAgatgaaagagaaagaaaatacaatcaattaaatcataattttatgaatCAACCTTGGGCATTTTCTATATAAAGACTTCCATAAATACCTCATTGAGTATAGTAAGCGCTGTCTCTGGTTTGAGTTCCTTAATTCGCAGTCCCTGATTGACCCAAGACTGGAAGCCACCCTGGACCAGATATGGTTTCTGtgatttaaaacccaaattaaatattagtttatgcAATCAGTTTCACAATACCGAAAAACCTACATAAGTCACCAAATGCTTTCTGTAAGTCCTCCAGAGGTTAGAAGATAGGATATCtagggaaaaaaaaagagttagatTAGACTGAGAGAGCAGGCAACAATGCAATATTCAGATTCTGAAAAGATATATTAGGATTTAGGGATTTAACCATTTGGGGCCTGCATATTTATAAGTCTTAAAAAACTATATCAGaccaaattaattgaaaatttcaacTTTAACTAGGCACCTATGCTGGTTATTTCAATTTGAACTGAACACATTCATGCCTTAGATCAAAGATTCTCTCAAATATCTAACTAGAATATTTCAGAGAAGGTACTGTAATATCTGTTACATTCTAGTTGCCAGACACGCGATGCTAAGATATGTATGTTAATTAATGAAAAGAAACACATACACCATCTGAGTTCCAGGTATCATAACTCTTCTTTTCCCCTAGTTTTGGGTATTTCAAAGCTATTTTCTTAAAGGAGAACTTTGAAAATTCAGAACTGCTTACCTTAATCCCAAGTTTTCTCAATGATCTTGCAATTCCTTTGGAACGACTACCATCAGCATCCATAATTATGACCTTTGACCTGTCCTACAAGtggtagaaaaagaaaaaatatattatgaTATTCTATTCAAAGACCAATAACAATGGCCAGGCCCAGTAGTTAACTTTAGCTAGATACAATAAGAAGATTCTGGATGCGAATGATAAACCTTGGGACAAATAGAAATAGCTTAGCATAAGTTTATAGAAATGAGCTCAAGGTCTTCTTTCACTCTTTCTGCAAAGCTCTAGCTTAAAAAATGAACTAAAACCAGTGAAGAGGTAAACAATGAAAAACAAGAAGATACAAACCTCAACAATTTTCAAGTTTCGAATAACAGTGGCAATCAAGGTGTCATCAAGGTCCCTTCCGCTCTTCAATAGTTTCCGTATTGAGCCATTAACCTGAATGAAATGAAGACCACAAAGGGCAAAGCTTCAGGGAAAGTTAATAAAAGTAAATACTAATATGCATTGTTTATTTTGCAAAAAGCAATATTTGGCACTAAGCAACAGAGAAAAtgtattgaaaatttgaattttaagtaAGATAGTGATGTTCAAATCGACCTCAGGTAAAGATACACTAGCGTAACGAGACCGAGCTGCTCGCCGAAGATCAGGAATGCCGTCTCTCTCCCTTAAGACCTTGACAAAGTTAATGCCCAAAAATTAGCCGCTTCAAATTCAACAGAATGGTAAAAACAACTTTTAACCTCACAGAAACTAATAGATTATTAACCATCTACAAAGGCAAATTACGCCCAAGGAAGAGGGCATGAGAGCACTATGAGAACTAAGTTAATTCTCTTTGAATAGGATCTCAGAATACATAACATAATTCATGTTAGAAAATAGGAAGCCCAAAACCCATTTGAGCTTTGCTCGGATGAGGGGTGGGTAGGTTTAATACAGAGATCCTAAGTTTGAGCTTTAGTACTTTATTGTCATAcccagtaaaaaaaaaaaaaggcaaaaaaagTTTATGGTATCTTGCCTCAGGCCGGACATCAATAAGTAAAACATTCTCCTTTCCAGACAAGAGCTCCAAAGTTAGTTGAGGAGATAAATCCCCAGAGTAACCACCGTATGCCCATACCCGGTAAAACACCCTGCACAAATCTGATACAAAATATAAACTCCCCTTGCAAAAATGAAAATATTCTCTAAAACTTATAATGAAAGTGAGCACATAAGAACATTCATACCATAAAGTGGCTGAGGTGCCAGTGAGAAGGAAAAATGGGACAACGGGATCATTTGGGTCAAAGCCTAGACTCCTTTCCAGCCCCTCAATACCAATGTAAACCTGCTTACAgcaaacagaaattaaaagaagaagaagaagaagaagcttacAACAGAATAATAATGAACTTGATGAAAAAAAGATCTATCCTTGAACTAGAAAATAGAATCCTAAGGGATTTTATAAGCTTGGACTCATTGTTCTATCTTTAGTAAAATAAATTCCTATCAGTCCCAACTACTCACTGATATCAACAAGCAGAAGTCTGTTAGTGGATCATCTAAAAACGTTAAAACCAGGAGTATATGAATACCAAAGGATACCTGTTGCAGGGCATCCCCAATAGGCTTTAAGGCTTTTCCTGTTCTCTCTTCATACAAAGTCAGTGTGTCTTTGATCTCCGGTGGAAGACGTTCCTTGGCAGAAgcataataatatatgaaagtgGAAGCCCCGTTTGATAAAGAATCCTCCACTACAACAATTGTACGCCTCAACAAGTCAACAGCAAATATGTTAGCTTTACTTGATGCTTCCTTCAAGTCATTTGACAAGTTTGAAACCTTATTGTTAGCTAAAACTTGAGCATTATCTACAGCTTCAGAAGTACTCGTCTTAACAGAAGTTATAGAGGAAGTAATTTTTTCCAATAAGTTTTTCACAGCATTCTCTCCCTTGTCTAGCGAAGAGTTGACAGACTTGTTAACCCCAGCCAGAAAATCATCAAGACCAGTTTTCACACTGGATAGTGAATCATTATCAAAGTTCACGGAGTTAGATGCTGCAGTTGGAGTTTCGGGTATTGTGTCAATAGTTGATATGGTTTCAGGTCCCTCCATCCCTGTGtaattatttacattttcaacCGACCGGTTTGACAAATCCACAAGTTTCTCTTCTGCAGAAGATATGCTagaattttcaacatatttcaGTTCTCCATCTGTGGGTGACATTATTGCTTCAACTGAAGAACTCCATGCATTAGAAATTTTGCATTTGACATCAACCAACTCATCTGGGCAAGAATAACTGTTAATCAGGTCCATGGATACTCGTTGTTCAGTGCTTTCAACAAAATCGGAGCAGAAAGATTTTGTTGCTTGTGGTTTAAAATACATTCTATGGAGATGATTTCCATTTGACATGCCCAAAGCAGATTTGTCTTGAGAATTACATCTGAACTGAAAGTCCTTCTCATATGGAGTGAAAGGCCGGAACCCTCCATGGAAAGAAATCTGCTAGAGGCATCATTTCAAATAACGAAGGAACAACTTCTTAGACACAATTAAGCAATAACATTTTAAAGATATGTCACGATTCGGCGAATACATTTGTTACACAAGAAAATTTATACCTTGGCAAATGAAGCAAGATAAAACAAACGACATGAAAACTATGGCATTAAAAACTCCAAACAGGAGAAGATATAAGTAACCTTTGCTGACACACGACACTCCCTCAATGCAGCTCTATAGCTAACCAACTAGTACAAACTCGTCAAATACATGAATGAACTACTTCTTGAAAAACAATTAAGCAAAATGATTTTAAAGGTATGTCAGGATTTGGGAAAAAATGTTTACACAAGAAAAAGCATACCTTGAAAACGGAGGCAAGATAAACAAGCAACATATGATCTTCTACCAATATCCTAATAACATAAATTCTCAAAATGAATAGGACATATTAAAGGCTTCGAACAGAATAAGATATGGTCTTTACTAACATAAAGCATTCCCCTCAATGCAGCTTTATCCCTTACTAACCAACTAGGATAAACTCCTCAACCTTGAAATTGATCAAGTGTTTCATAAGCAgttaaatttcataacttgaaagttgaaacattcaagaattaaaaaatgatttaaacCCATTCACTCAAAAATGCAATACAATCGAGTCGGATAGTGTATAGAAGAGGAAAATTTATGGTTCAAGACAGTGAAAACTCCACCTGAGAATGTGAAGAACAACCAGCAGCGGCTGAGCAAACAGGCAACATTGATCAAATGTTTCCCAATAGCAAACAAAACTTGGTAAAATTCAACGAACTTTGGTATCcgctaaaattcaaaaaaaaaaacacatcaaTCTCCAATATGTAGACACCGGATTAATGAAAAACACCAAGATCAAAAGATGAAATCTGGGGAAAGAACAAAAAGGACAATTTTTTAGGAAAGTTCAGTCAAATGAATCAAAAGTATCAATCTtcgagtattttttttatattttctttacactgattcctttattaggtttcttCAAATTCAATCTCTAGACCATATTGCATTAAACAATACCCAAATTGCAGAAAAAAAATAACACCAAAAAGAACAAAAGGGTTCTTCAACATGGGATTCCCGAGAACTATATAAAAATCTAAAGATAAGATCAAATATTGAAATGGGTACCAAGTAATTCACTCACTAATGCAAGTTTATAACAAATTTGAAGGCAGCTGAAACTATAAACAAGTTGAGAAATGACTGAGTTGAAAATGAACTGTTTAATGTATAGTAGTGAGAAGGAAGGGGACTGGAGAAAAATGGGTGACGATGGAAAATCGTGTGGCTCGTTGAAGCTATTTagcttcttcttcatctttttaATGGCTGACTTGGCGCCACCCTTCGCCACTTGTTTTGTGAGGGACAAATTTTCATATTCGCGTTTCACCGTCGATTTTGTCTAGGGAcgataaaaaaacattaaaattatctaAAACCGGTTTATTGAGTGGGTCATTAGCGAAAGTTCCACAAGGTACCCGAAATTTTACCACACCCCATGAACTCAAACTTGAATGATTTAATTCAATTAGTTGataatttaaatttgttaatCTCATATTTGAATTTATCCGAATTCAAATTtcatctaatataaaattaatttaaactcaATAAAATGATTCAACTAAGTATATCAAAATGATTCAACCATGATCATAATCAAGCCTAATTCAAACCttatcatttaaaattaataatttaaagtttatagactttaatattaaaacataaaacataacttttaattttaatcgAAAATtccatattaaattaaatttaaataattaaataataaaaaattagaggAAAATACCGTAAGAGAAGTAAGAAGATCAATCTCTTTTAATCATTCAACATGCATTTTAACAATATAATGGAGTTGAACTTTTATGCAGATCAAGGGTGAACTTCATACTTCATCATTAATCACTATCCTATAGCTAAATTTTCGTTTTTGTCACTTAactaaataaaatacaaattggTCACTAAAGTTttagaaatgatttttttggtcacccaatgGTTAAGCCACacttttttaattgatataataattttAGTCCTCATTTTTATACTTTCTATCAATCTAATCCtcattatatataaaatgataaaaataaatttctttttttaaaatttagaaaactctaaataaaaataaaagtagataaaaatttcaaaattagataAAGTAAGAGAAAATTGTATTACATGTATAAAAATATCCAATATCCaatcctaaaaaaaaaagaaaagaaaagaaaagaataaaaacaatCAAGTAAAATgattgcttttttttattttttacctcTTATGTTTCTTGAGACAACTTTTTTTGTcataggaaaagaaaaaattgataatataatttatttttacaaatttggttttgaaaaatgatttaaatggattaaatttttgAACTGAGTCTGAAAAAAAAAGTTCGtgatatattttgtatttatttggttaaaaatgacatcaaaataaattttacaagCTTCTATAATATCAATTCGGGTTTAGGGGCATGGAATTTTACTTTAGGatattattaatttgatttaaaaaaaaaaacatttcggAAACATGTTATAATTtaactttgttttgttttgttttgtttttaatttgttatcaagttttattaaatgaaaatttttttattttccatatatattagttcttcaataatttttttaagatttaatttttataaaattttatatagaattttcaaaattttaaaataaaattgagtttttttttataatttttatataaaatcaaggTTAAATTGACAGAAAATATAGAAGATGAGagctaaaattgttattttatgaattaaaaaagtgccaagtaaaaaaataattttgagaactttagtgactaaattgtaatttttttagttaagagatcaaaataaaaatttaaccataaCTTAGTGACTAAAGGTTTGGTTTACCCAAATGTAaaatatagattaaaagaaaaaaaccctaACCAAACAGGTCTTTAATATAGTGACGTGGCCATGGGTACTTGGATAACAGTTTCTGCACGCAACCGCAGACAAACTTTCTTTTTCCTTGGTCTTTTAAACCATTTTATTCCCTTCGTGCCTGTTTTGTCCTTCCGTTGTTCCCAATTTCCGGTCAGTTCATTTgcttttcaaagtttttttttttcaattttagatAATAGAACATATTTATTTTCGTTTCtttcatttcccaaaatttctcttaatattcattcatttcattttataattctttttgtcATAGTCAATTAGTACTAAATTAGGTGAAATTGTGATTCTTTTTTGTTCAATGATTAATTCGATTTGAGATCGTTGTGAAAGAACGAGAAATCAAGTGGTCTTCTAAGTTTTAGcttaagtatttatttttctat
This window of the Gossypium hirsutum isolate 1008001.06 chromosome A09, Gossypium_hirsutum_v2.1, whole genome shotgun sequence genome carries:
- the LOC107943623 gene encoding calcium sensing receptor, chloroplastic; this encodes MLPVCSAAAGCSSHSQISFHGGFRPFTPYEKDFQFRCNSQDKSALGMSNGNHLHRMYFKPQATKSFCSDFVESTEQRVSMDLINSYSCPDELVDVKCKISNAWSSSVEAIMSPTDGELKYVENSSISSAEEKLVDLSNRSVENVNNYTGMEGPETISTIDTIPETPTAASNSVNFDNDSLSSVKTGLDDFLAGVNKSVNSSLDKGENAVKNLLEKITSSITSVKTSTSEAVDNAQVLANNKVSNLSNDLKEASSKANIFAVDLLRRTIVVVEDSLSNGASTFIYYYASAKERLPPEIKDTLTLYEERTGKALKPIGDALQQVYIGIEGLERSLGFDPNDPVVPFFLLTGTSATLWVFYRVWAYGGYSGDLSPQLTLELLSGKENVLLIDVRPEVLRERDGIPDLRRAARSRYASVSLPEVNGSIRKLLKSGRDLDDTLIATVIRNLKIVEDRSKVIIMDADGSRSKGIARSLRKLGIKKPYLVQGGFQSWVNQGLRIKELKPETALTILNEEAEAILEEISPSPVQVLGYGVGLVAAIYALLEWEKSLQLIGILGLVLTIYGRVSSYESSEDLKKDIRLLLAPVTFGAQAFSWVSGKLETNGIGLPTSPSSSDVQSRVLQAAAKHESKPSDSEDPSGDAMASRNEKADLSEA